One Salvia splendens isolate huo1 chromosome 1, SspV2, whole genome shotgun sequence genomic window, GCCAACAGTTTTCCGTCGGCATTTTAGAATGAATCGGAAACTTTTCCTACACATTGTGTTTGCGCTGGAATGTTGTTACAAGTACTTCTAGTTGCGATGGGATGCCGCTGGCAGGCCCGAACATTTGCCGATACAgaagtgcacgactgctattaGGCAATTGGCTTATGGAGGACatgccgacatgttcgacgagtgtCTTCATATTGAAGACACGACTGCCCGCGAATGTCTGAAATATTTCTGTCGAGGGGTCATCCAAGTATTCGGGCCTACATATATTCGAAAGTCGACCCCTCTCGACTTCCAATGCCTGATGAATTTGCACGGGAGGGTGCACGGCTTCCCTGGAATGTTGGGCAACattgattgcatgcattgggagtgtaAGAACTTTCCAACTACTTGGAAAAGGATGTACACGACCGAGTTCAAAAGTAAGAATCCCACGATAATCCTCGAAGCCGTTGTTGACTACCGCCTGTAGATTTGACATGCTTACTTCAGGGTtgtcgggtcgaacaacgacatcagcATCCTACAATTGTCGCTCATCTTCAATGACCAATGCCTTTGTGTGGGTCCTGCTATCAGTATCATAGCCAACgacaaccagcatgatatgggctactatcTGGCTGACGGGATATACCCCAGCTGGCTCGtatttgtgaagacgatcagatgcccaacaaATCCAAAGAACGTTTACTTTGCGCATCGGCAAGAAGCTGCTCGTAAGGATGTGGAGTGGGCGTTTAGTGTGTTCTAATTGCTATAGACAGCTCCAGCATGGTTGTTCTATGACGACTGTATCGCTGATGTCATGTTATGCCTGATGCTgatgtcatgtatgcatgtatcatcatgcataacatgatagtcgatAATGAAGGTACAGAACTCACCAATTGGGGCAATGAAGATGCGGTTGGACCAAGCCATGGGGTGGCTCTCCTTACGGATGGGTGTACCTCATGGCAACACTGAGAGGCTCCAAGCATTTGTTACTATGTGCCAACAACAAGCTCATATTCAACTCCAGCACGATATAATCGAAGAGTTATGGATACGTAGGATTGCACATTGATATcgtttgtattttatttgtggAAGTTTGTGTTTATCGTTGTATTTGTTTTCCAAAATTgtaatacaacgaaaattttctaaaactctCATCAATGTCAACTCAATGAACTTCGATTTTTTCCCTCCAATTAACTTCGATTTTGTTGTTCTATTTCTGGTGAAAACACCAACAAATTTAAATAGGAGACTGAATTAAAATAGGAAGGTTGTTGGGAAGGCTACTAGGAGGGCTGGATACTATTGTAGGGATGTGGGAGAGCTGAAGGTGTTTATGGAAGGGCTTAATGATGTGTCGGGGGGAATTTTTGGAAGTGCTATAGGAAGGCACTATGAATGCTCTTATAAGTAGAGAATTGTTCTGCTGCACAACTTGTGTGAGCGTTATGTGAGCGACTCTAGTCCACGTAGGAGAGAGTCCGAAAATTTAGTTCTTTCTGTTTTGGATTCTATTCTCAATCTACGCATTATAATAGAGTATAtcttaatttattcaatattttaGGCTTagatttgttttccttttttatttctctGTGTACTTGTACAAATCTATTGGAcctattttattaaaaattatatattctgCAACCCTTTACATGTTTCCTCCATCAGAATTTTTGAAGtatcctctctccctctctggaTTTTCTACCGAGTTGCATCAAATTTGGTCAGGTAATATTTTTAGTCTATTTGCCTTATGTTTATTCAAAATAGTGAAATTATagattttgtaattaaaaagTTTGGTCTCCGGAGAAATTTAGTAGAACAATTATTGTGTTGCATACGTTTTTAGTTCAGAAACTAATTAAACAACATGCGTGATGTTGTAAATCCTAAATCAACCCCTAATCCTTAGTTTTATTTAGGCTCTAGTTTTGTTTGCTACTTACTttttgtatatattaatatttttttaaatttattttttagtctAAGGAGTGAAAATATGAATGATGAACTGCATATTCCTCAAACTGCGAATGATCGAAAGCTAGAAATTGGAATGAAATTTGCATCAATAGACGATGCATTTGAATTCTACAATCAATATGCTTGTGAAGCTGGTTTTAGTGCAAGAATAAGCAATAGCAAAAAGAATAAGATGAATGAAGTTGTTTGGAAACAATTTGTATGCTTTAAAGCTGGTCAAACTGATGAAGTCCGCTCAAAAAATCGAGCGTCGAGTGGTGGCCCGATCAAGAAAAGAGCTCGTGGTGAAGTTAGAACTTATTGTAAGGCAAAGATCTCCATTGTCAAACAACAAACTGGACCCTATTGGAGTATTAGCTTATTCACTGAAGGTCATAATCATGGACTTTCTACTCCTTCAAAAGTGCATTTACTCCGATCATACCGTAGTGTCTCTGCTGCGAAGAGAGTGTTGACACAACAATTTTCAGAAGCTAATATACCGACCTGTCAGCAAATGCAACTAATGGAGATAGAGCATGGGGGGCCTGAAAGTGTAGGTTGCACTGAAAGAGATATCAGGAATGTTGAGAGAGATATGAGGGATGAACAGAAGGGGATCGATGCCGAAAATTTGGTAGAATTCTTTACATCTGAAAAGGAGAAAAATTCATCATTTTTCTTTGACTATGAGACAGATTCAGATAATAGGTTCAAAagatgtttttgggaagatCATAAATCAAGGAGTGCTTATAGTGTATTCGGTGATGTTGTTGTGTTTGATTCTACCTATAACACTAATAAGTACGAAATGATTTTTACACCGTTCGTAGGAGTAAATCATCACCATCAAACAATTGTTTTTGGTTGTGGATTTCTAAGTGATGAGAAGACAGAATCATATTTGTGGCTGCTTAATAAGTTCATGGAAGCTGTGCCAACAAGTGCTCCAAAAGCAATCGTCACTGATCAAGATCCTGCTATGACGAAAACACTTGCACAAGTTTTGCCGAAAACAGTACACCGTTATTGTTTGTGGCACATATTGAATAAATTTCCGGAAAAGATTTCAGCAGTGACTTTCCGAGAGCATTATCAGAGCATAAAAAATGTTATAAAAAATTCTACTTCTCCTGAGGAATTCGAGCATTGGTGGAAAGATGTTATTAGATTTGCTAACTTAGAGCAAAATACTTGGATCTTGTTGATGTATGAATTGCGACATAAGTGGGTTCCGTCATACTTTAGTCATGTATTTTTTGCTAGGATGTCAAGTAGTCAGAGATCTGAGAGTTCGCATTCATTTTTCAAAAAGTATGTCTCTCACAAGAACTCATTGATGGATTTTATCACTCGATTCAATCGAGCACTAAGACACCAAAGACACAATGAGTTAGTTGATGATCATATTGACATGAATGAGCAtcccaaaatcaaaacaaattggCTGATGGAAACGCAAATGGTTAAAGTGTACACGAAGAAAAAATGGACGGAGTTTCAAGATGAAATGAGTCAAAGTCATGGTTACTTTGTGGAGCATAGATGATATCATGATATACAATGTTGTAAGTTTTCAAAGTTCCTCCTCAAAACCAATGCAACTCATGCATGATAGACAAAGAGATCATATGTCTTGTAGTTGTGGAAAATTCGAGTTTGATGGCATTCCGTGCAGACACATGCTAGCTTTCTTTCGGATTAGCCAAATATTTGAACTACCTAAGAAGTATATACTCAAAAGATGGACGCAAGAAGCAAAGATTGGTGTTGTTTATGCACTAGATGATGAAAATACCAACGATGATCCAACAAGACTTTTGATGACACGACGCTCAAAGTTATCCTATAAGGCTTCAATATTGATTGATTATGCATCTTTGACTGATGAGGGGACAAAGTTTTTGAATGAACAACTTGATTCCTTGCATGGCAAAATCAAAGAGATGGGTGCTAGTTCAACCACTGTGTCCAGTAGTCAAACAAGGAAGAACTTAGATAAACCCAGAAATATTGGCGATCCTTCAAATATAAGAACAAAGGGAAGCGGTAAGAGAATGTTATCGTCAAAGGAGAAGTCAACTTTAAAGGCTAGAGCTTGTCATGGATGTGGACTAAGTGGAGTATCACATGACAAACGTAATTGTCCAAAATTGCATGACTGGTATGTGAATTGCTGTtgaattttatcatttatattttatggttGTTTTAATAATCAATCAATTTAACTTTACTATTTCAGATTAGTCGCATACGATGGTTGCGACGACAATGGTTTTGCAAACGAAAAAGACTGATCTCCATagttattgaaattattttttatgttgtttCTGTATTGCTGCTAATATAATACTATGAGAGTACATCTAGTTTTTTAATGAGATTAATCATTTATTTTCATCTTCTCTATGCATTAAATTTGGTTTTATGAGATTGGTCatttattttgtgatatttttatGGACAAAATATGTACTCCACAATAATTGGACTGAAATAGGTAATTGTGTACAAAACACACATAATAAAGAATAGACAATTGAAATAATTAGCAGTGTTTTTCCGGAACTTCAAAGCTAATGAATGGAGTAGTGCTGAATTGAGATGCTACTTTATTTGATCAGAAACTTATTACGAGAATGAGATTTCTTTAATGGTCATCAGCAATAATTCAATTATTACTAGTCACTTATATTATGAGTGATGAAGAAACCGACGTAAGTAGTCCTTTTGGAAGCTGAACATCCATCTCATGCCCAACCTTCAATATGAATTAATAGTATAAACTACTCATATCGCCTAATAGTTCTGCAGATTTGGAAGAAAGCATAAAATCAAAACATCAAAAACTAAAACACGAGCCAGTGACATATAAGCGTATAACAAAAACCGAAGGAGTATCTCAACAATGAAGAGTTACAGTAATTTGACAAGTGcatatttcttgttttttgCTACACTAAGCAACAAATTTTAGACGAGATTTTGCTGTTTAAGTTAATCAGAAGAGAAATTATTGATGATTTACTGCATCTCGATCTCTTCTAGTTTCATCTTCCAAGATGATATTCTTGAAAAAATCCACAAACATAAAATCCACCCCACCGCACACCCCTCGTTCCTTTTCATTAAATTGAGGAATTTGACCGATGGTGAAAAAGCATTCACCAAAAAATCCAGTGCTGCCACCACCAGATCCCTCTCCGGATTTCCCACGGGATTACAGCCTATTGTGCTGATCGTGTTGCCGTTGAACTCCCCCACCGTGAAGACAAAGTTTATGTCTCAGCGGTCGCCCAAGTCTGCAGATCTGCGAAGGTCGCCAACCCCTGGGCGCGCCCGAGCGCCGCCGAATTGATGTCCAATCCCGCCGTGACGTTCTGCGGTGAATTTACGACAAACTCACGGTGATGCAGAAAAAAATCCAAAGAAGAGATATATTCAAAATTCTAAAATCTAAAAGGAGAGAGATAAAAGGTATAAatagaaagagaaaagaaataaaaataagaacgtgtttccctctctctcttacgTGGATCAGAGTCGCTCACATAACGCTCAAGCAAGTTGTGCAGCAGAACAGTTCTCCTTATAAGtaatatcaaattaataagtGATTTAAAAGTCACATACTCAGTTTTTTTATGATCACATATTCACTATATTCTTTTATAAAATAAGATTTGCCATGTAAagagaaataatatataattttaaattgagATTTTCTATTTGCAATATGATTTGTTATGTCATATGTGGATGGAACAATAGGACTTCGATATGTTATGTGGATAGAAACAATATAAtcttaaatgaaaaaaaacaaattccATTGTTAGTTTAGCTATGGAGCTTTACAGGTTTTTATTACTCATTTCTTTTCtatttcaacatatttttctTAGAGATGATATTACTGCACATGATAGATCACCAATGAAACATTTCATCATCCCACATGACGATTGAAGACACCGGCGAGTCAGCGACGATCTTCTTCAGATAGTAAGTTTCAAATCTACGAGTTTCCTTTTCAGTATCCATCACTGATAACTCATATTTATTCTTGTTAAACACATCGAGTCAAAAAACATTGGAACTTTCcttaatatttcaaattttcaccTTTTAAAGCATAACACGTTCCATATATTAATTTTGTTCCTGTTCAGTTTTATTTGTAACTTTGAACATGGTGCAATAAATACAGGAGAGTAGGAAACACATGATAAGCTTAATGGGGCCAATGTTCAAATTATTGAATTGGATAGCCGAGTGGGAAGAAGCAGCAGACATTGTTGGGATTGTTTTCTGTGTCTTATTCCATCGATGGAGCAATCCTCTTAATATAGAAGATTGCCCTAATTTACACAAGGTAAGAGAATCCCCTAATTTTGGTGCTATCAATTAAATAGTAATTACATGATTCTTTCCTTAGTTACaatatttattttccatattcaaacactccccctcaagctaagTGACGACATCTCTGATGCTTAGCTTGCCTAACACTTCTTCAAACACCTTCGAGTGGAAAGCTTTGGTGAGGATGTCTGCCAGTTGATCTTCTGAGCGGACAAAGGGCAACTCAATAATTCCCTTCTCTATCTTcgctttgatgaagtgtcgatcaatctccacatgcttcgttcgGTCGTGTTGGACTGGATTTTCAGCTATGCTGATTGCTGCCTTGTTGTCACATAAAAGTTGACTCTTTTGAGTAGGTGGGAAGCCTATTTCTGTCAGAAGCCTCCGTATCCACATGATTTCAGTTATTCCACTCTTTGCCCCTCGAAATTCAACTTCAGCACTGGAAGGTGCAACCACTTTTTGTTTTTTACTCCTTCAAGTGACAAGATTGTCTCCTATGAACATGAAGTACCCGGCTGTTGATTTCCGATCgattggattgcttgcccagtcaCCATCAGTGTAGCCAGAGACTTCCAAATGTCCCTCACTTTTTAGCAGGACTCCGTAGCCAACCGTCCCTTTAAGATATCTCACTATCCTTATCGCAGCATTCATGTGCTCTTCCTGCGGGCtgtgcatgaattgacttaccACTCCAACCGCATATGCGATATCCGGCCTTGTATGAGCTAGGTAGATCAATTTTCCAACCAAGCGTTGGTAGCGCTCTCTGTCTACGGGTTGtgctccttcttctatcttCAAACCATGATTCTGTACCATTGGTGTCTCTGCTGGCTTGCATTGTAGTAGCCCTGTCTCTATCAGTAAATCGAGGACGTTCTTCTTCTGTCGCAGGAATATCCCCCTTTTTGATCGCAGAACCTCAATTCCCAAAAAGTACTTCAAGTCtcctagatctttcatctcaaattcttggAAAAGATTTTCTCGTAGCTCTTAATTTCAGCTGTGTCATTTCCTGTGAttatcatatcatccacatagatcaGGAGACACGTTATGTTGTCACCTTTCTGCTTGAGGAAAAGAGTATGATTAGAGTTGCTTTGTCGGTATCCATACTTCTGCATTGCTTGGCTGAACCTTCCAAACTACACCCTGGGTGACTGTTTCAGACCGTACAACGTCTTCTTTAGGCGACATACTTCTCTTGGGCAAAATTCACTTGAATAGCCATGAGGGAcctccatgtatacttcttccTCTTTCTTCAGTTCTCCATATAAGAAGGCATTAGTAACGTCAAGCTGATGCAAAGGCCAATTCTGATTTACTGCAACAGACAATAGAATTCTCACTGTGCTCATCTTAGTTACTGGAAAGAAAGTCTCGGCGTAGTCTACcccataagtctgagtgtagCCTTTCGCTACCAGCCTTCCCTTGTATCTCTCAATTGATCCATCGGCTCGcctttttatggtgaagatccaTCTGCATCCGACTGGTCGTTTTCTCTCTGCTAGTACACTTTTCTCCCATTTACTGTTCTTGAGAAGAGCATCTATTTCTTTCTAcatggcttctctccagtgtttgtACTTCATTGCTTCCTCCACTGAGTTTGGTATCTCATCCTCATATAGGGCAACTTCAAATGCTCGTGCCATTTCAGTCATCTGGGCAGTCATGGAGTAGGCAATGGGGTAGCGAGTTTTTCTTCCCTTCCAATCTGGGGAGTATCTTTTTAGGGGTACTCCTCTATTGCTTCGTGGCGGAAGGACATGCTGTCCTGATGTTTCTGGCTCATCTTGGGTGGTTTCCTCTCTACGCTCAAGGTCAGTCTCAATAACATTCAATTCACTAGGATCAGAATTTCTTACCTCAGGATTAACAGTTGAGGCGATTGTGAGCTCGTCACTAGGCTTAGTGGCATCTGCTGGCGTGTTTGAGGCCTGCTCGGTGCTAGAGCTAACCTTCTCTGTTGGACCCACTTCAAGACTGGAGCTTGGCATATGACTGGTAATGATGCTTGGAAACAAACTTAGATGGTCAATCGCAGTTTCTGGTTGATTTTCCTCCCCTGACTGTTAAGTTGGTGATAGATATACTCATTTTCTACGAAATCACAGTTCATTGTGATAAACATGCGTTTGGTCTTATGGTCGTAGCACCGGTAACCTTTTTGTTGTTGGGCATATCCTAGGAAGACACCTTTTATAGCGCATGGTGAGAACTTGGATCTTTCGTGTTTTGGTATGTGAATAAAGGTAGAGCATCCAAAGATTTTTGGTTCAAGAGTGAGTGGGAGAGGTATCTGTGTATGTTTAGATAGGACCTGGATAGGAGATTTTCTGTAGAGTCCTTTAGTGGGTAAACGATTTAGGGTGTAGACAGAGGTGGCCATGGCTTCGGGCCAAAAGGATTTTGGGACTTTGGATTCTATGAGGTGGGCTCTGGTCATTTCAAGGAGTTTCCTATTCTTTCGTTCTACTACcccgttttgttctggtgtTTGAGGGCAGGTGGTCTGGTGTACAAGGCCCTTTTTGGCAAAAAATTTGTATATGTTTCTTATACTGGGTTTGAACGAAAGTGTAGAATAGGACAAATTTATCAAATACTTCTGACTTAGATTTCAAGAAATATATCCATGTCATGTGTGAACaatcataaataaaaagtaCAAAACATCTAAACCCTTGACCACCCATAATAGGTGCTGgtcccacacatcagaatgaataAGGAAAAAAACTTGGTCCACACGGGTATTGTTAGACTTAAAAGAATGTCGATGACTCTTAGCCAAAAAACATGTGTCACAATCCATACGagtaattttatcaaaattagggAACAAAAGTTTAAGATAACCTAGTGATGGGTGTCCTAATTGACGATGTCATAGCCAAGACTGTCTGTCTGTGGATCCCTGAGTCAGCATCGCAATACTCTGTCGAGCTACCTCATCCATATAGTAGAGACCacgtcgctcagtgccacgcccaacaaTCGTCCCcgtctgaatatcctgtaacatgcaaaaagATGGTTGCATTAGTACGGTGCAATTCAGTTCTTTTGTGACATGACTGACTGCCAATAATTTATGAGATAAGGTTGGCACATATAGACAGTTTGAGATTTTTAGGGCGGGTGAAATACGAAGGATTCCCATTCCCTGGACAGTAAGtaattccccattggcagtttgGACGTAATTCTTGTGAGGTTTGGACATCCCAGTGAAATCAGACTCATCAAATGACATAGTGTCGATAGCTCCACAGTCAGAAATCCAATCCTTATCCTTATATGAGGATTCAGACATACTATAGGCTGTAGACATATTTTCTAGAACTTGAAATCTATTTTTGCAATTAATTTCAGGCTCGAATTCTAATTTTCTAGAGTGAGAGCGCCTTTTTCCAACAATATGTGAGTAAATGGGGTCAATCTCTAATTTAAGCTTATTTGAGGATCGCATAAATAGAGAATGGGGTATTTTCTCATATATCTCGAATTTAGAAGGACTAGAATGCAATAAAGGTGAGGGTGAGgggtttaatttaaaattaaaccCCTCATTACCTGCGCCAACCCTAGCCGACGTGATTTCTTCTCCAATTGGCGTCGTCGCTGCATTCCCAGGCCCGGTGGTTGCACTTCTTCCGGCGGAGGTGACTCCGGTGCTGCCCGTTGCATTTGCAGCGCCGGTAGCCCGGTCTCTTTCCCCTGCTGCCGGAGTTCCTCTGTTCCCTCTGTTCGACCAATTTCGGGAAGCTCTTCGTTTCTTCATTTCGTCCCACCATTCGGGATAGCCAATGAGGAGAAAGCACTGATCTTTGGTGTATTTTCTCCCCCCATAGTGACCGCACACAAGTCGGTTCCGGTCCTCGTCGAATCGACGATCTTCTCCTCAATTTGGGGTCTGCCCCGGTCGTTCTCCGCCGCGCAGAACAAGTCCAATCCCGATTCCGCCGTTGGTTTGAGGTTCTGTTCCATCGGCGACCTGGGGTTTGAGAACTCCGTCGTTTGTTGCTTCACGCCGGACGGTCGCGTAGGCGTCCCGGACTGAGGGCAAGGGTTCCCACTTGAGAATTTCTCTTCGggttacttcgtgtccgtcgtTGAAGGCCATTAAGAACTGGAAGAGCCTGGTCTCCTATCTCTCTCGGTTGTAGACCATGATATTCCGGGTCCTTCATTGGATTTGGCTTCTTTCTATCAGTTGACATCCAAATGCTTTCGAGTCGGTTCCACAGTTGTTCGAGGGTCATTTCGCCCTGTTTGATGTTGCTTGATTTTCGGTGCAGGTCGTACACTTGGAGCGAGTCTCCTCTGCTGCCGTATGTCACGGCTAGCCCTTCCCAAAGTTCCCGAGCAGTTGGGTATTGTGATACCTCGTTCACGAGTTCGGGCTCcatgttgttgatgatccaCCCGAACACGCAGTGATCCAATTTTTGCCATGTCTCGTGGCCGAGATCTGTTTCTGCCGGTGGTTCTGAATCCTTCGAGATGTGGGAGGTTAAACCTTTTCCCCCAATTGCACGTTTGACCAGGTTCGCCCACAGTGGGTAGTTGTCTCCCGATAACTTGGTTGAGACGACTACCTCACCCGAGGTTGTGTGCATTTACCGTCGTCGGTCGTGGGGGGATTGGCACGGTCTGGAGGTGTCGGAGAAACTCTGCAAACTTCATTTTGATGTCGTCCGAGACGTTCACCATCGAACTCTTATTCTCGTTCTCCGATTCTGACATCATTTTTTTCTGACGATTGCAGGTTTTTGCCTCTTGGCCGGGGGTTCGAGATTGGTATCTGGACGATGATGATGTTATATTCTGAGTCCCTATTGCtcaacctgctctgataccatattgaaTTGGATAACCGAGAGGGAAGAAGCAGTAGACATTGTTGGGATTGTTTTCTGTGTCTTATTCCATCGATGGAGCAATCCTCTTAATATAGAGGATTGCCCTAATTTACACAAGGTAAGAGAATCCCCTAAGTTTGGTGCTATCAATTACATAGTAATTACATGATTCTTTCCTTAGTTACAATATTTGTTTTCCATATTTTAACACAAATCTCTACGTATAATTATGTGGACGATAAATAATGGGTAGAAAACCGAGTATTGGCCCCTCTTAGTCCGAATCGGATTAGCCCATATTCAACCTGTAAATTTTCTCTCTGGTTTCTTGTTGTGAAAGATAGAGATTGTGAATACTTTAATTGGTTATATTAAGCACAAGAAGGATTCCCTTGTTTCTTGATAATATTTGGATACTGATTGTGATGTATACTAATACAATGAAACATAATTTCCATCTACTAATAATTTTATGAATGGAGTGGAGTGGAAATAGTCCTGTGGGTAAGCATCATTAaggatttatattttatttttaagataaataaatatgggAAGTATTTTTTTTGATATATCAAATAAggctcaaacaaaacaaaaaaaaagagcaaGAAGGTGCACTATACAAAACCTACTagcataagaaaaaataaaacaacCACCCAAAAACTAGTATTTGACAACCTATCAACAAGACATGTCAGCGACCATAACAAACAACACATTTTTCCAAtaaccaaaaattcaaaaacaatCTAGGATCCAACAACACTCCACAAACAATAGAAGTTAAAGCACTAAAAAGCAAAGCTAAAGGATAAAGGAGACAGCTAAAAAAAGTACCCGCCAAACAAGATAGTAGCACTCCATGGTCAATTAGAAGAGTATGAATTTAATTAgatgaaataaatactagtactacgtATTTAGTTATTTACCCTTTTTACTGTTTATGTGCACTTTAAAAACATTGATTTGTATTGTGCTAAAATAAGGCGTAATGTATATCTCAAATTGCGTACaacatattactccctccgtaatataaaatatgtcacACTTATGGGACGACaagagattttaggaggttttattttgtgtgttaggtgaaaagagaaaatataatatttatattattgtgagggtgaactttttctaaaaataaaaatatgacatctttagtgaaacaaagaaaaaaagaaagtgtggcATCCTTTATAGGACAGAGGAAGTACTATACATGTGAAAGTGAAACACATAAATCCCTCTCTTACATAGGCGCCCACATAAATGTAGATATATGTGGTTAAGTACCGAAAAAATGAGggaaatgtgagacctacttttatactcctagttttataataaaatgtgagcggaataagttagtggaatgtagtgTTCGCTTACCAAATATTCTCtatgtcccaagttacttgatgctggggtttgtatactaaaagatgCTTCGAGCGTACATGCCTTTGTACAGTCAGTTTGTGCATATACACGAGAAACACCACGTCCACttgtttacctaattatgagaataaataatataatatactccctccgtcccgcactactcgcacttatttcctttttgggcatcccaagttacttgcactctttccattttcagTAAAAAAATTCACCTAcggccgtcatttttgactttcctatacactcattccttaatctccgagccgaaaaggaaatgagcgagtagcccgggacggagggagtaatagtttattttttgaaatataaataaacaagtCGAAGGCTTCTTACTAAGAAGGTTATAGTAGGGAATCTAATGAATTCTCATAGGTTCTCAGCAGGTGACTTGACCTGatctagtaagaagaaaaacaagtttacaacctagatagacctTGGCTACCTATTGATATGGTTGTAGTGTTTGTGATTCTCTCTTACCTAAGAAGAGATTAGTAACACCGGTGTGGTCaagcactgaaaggatcaacttgaaatatattctttattgctatctaatGAAAGAATATACTTCagaaattttagtatttcttagtctatgtaaataatattgatattgtttatttaatcagacgccactttgacttatcaatatgtGAGAGTTTTTCGCAACTCAATCATGGTATCTTGGgtggtagtaattgaataacaggaaaatattataatattatttcatagaattcgcGTGCCCATTGTGGTATGATTTTATCCCtaagaggtgtttgaaaaaggaatttattattcagaaatctgcgcagttggaattttattccatgaataataaataaagtttcataCTAGAAAAACTCTTtggataattaatttaattcaagtcacaTAACAGATAGAGAATTAAATTAatggattaagataatcttaaacacgtgaaatattataaaataaaatggaacccAAGTTCTTCGTAATTTGGTGATTTACATGAGAGTtcaatattattctttagtgtaataaaataatattcaattgaataatatattaaataatgggTTAAATGATTTCATAAGTTTATTCTCTAATGGGCTAATCCAACATCTAATCACT contains:
- the LOC121742263 gene encoding protein FAR1-RELATED SEQUENCE 5-like → MNDELHIPQTANDRKLEIGMKFASIDDAFEFYNQYACEAGFSARISNSKKNKMNEVVWKQFVCFKAGQTDEVRSKNRASSGGPIKKRARGEVRTYCKAKISIVKQQTGPYWSISLFTEGHNHGLSTPSKVHLLRSYRSVSAAKRVLTQQFSEANIPTCQQMQLMEIEHGGPESVGCTERDIRNVERDMRDEQKGIDAENLVEFFTSEKEKNSSFFFDYETDSDNRFKRCFWEDHKSRSAYSVFGDVVVFDSTYNTNKYEMIFTPFVGVNHHHQTIVFGCGFLSDEKTESYLWLLNKFMEAVPTSAPKAIVTDQDPAMTKTLAQVLPKTVHRYCLWHILNKFPEKISAVTFREHYQSIKNVIKNSTSPEEFEHWWKDVIRFANLEQNTWILLMYELRHKWVPSYFSHVFFARMSSSQRSESSHSFFKKYVSHKNSLMDFITRFNRALRHQRHNELVDDHIDMNEHPKIKTNWLMETQMVKVYTKKKWTEFQDEMSQSHGYFVEHR